The following is a genomic window from Methylomarinum vadi.
GAAGGCAAAACCGGAAATTTTCGGTTTGTCGATCGCCCCGGCGGCGATCGTCGAAGGGTTCGCCGTATTTGCTTTTATCTTCGCGTTAGTGATTAGTGCAGGTATTCCACAGGCGGCGGTATGACGAATAAAGCACAAACAGTCGCTTCCTCTGGCGTGGAAGCGTTAATAGACAGATTAAGGAACGAAGGGGTTTCGGCCGGACAAAAAAAAGCCGAAAATATCGTGTTGGATGCGCAAAAAAGGGCCGAATGGCTCATTCAGGAAGCCGAGGAAGAGGCGCGGCAACTGACCGAAAAGGCCCGACAGGAAGCCGATGCGATTTTGGCGACCGGCAAGGACGCCCTGCAATTAGCGGCCCGCGATGCCCTGATCAAGCTGCGCGATACGCTATTGAACAGCTTCAGCCAGGAAGTGACCCGAGTGGTGGGACAACGGATGCAGGACCCGGCCTTTATCGATAAACTGATTCTGAGCTTGGCCGGCACGGTGCGGGAAAAGACCGGCATGGATAACAGCCAATCCGTCGTCATCCAATTGCCCGAGGACGTCATGGGCGTGGACGAACTGAAAAAAAATCCCGAGGAATTACAGCAAGGGACA
Proteins encoded in this region:
- a CDS encoding ATP synthase subunit A, coding for MTNKAQTVASSGVEALIDRLRNEGVSAGQKKAENIVLDAQKRAEWLIQEAEEEARQLTEKARQEADAILATGKDALQLAARDALIKLRDTLLNSFSQEVTRVVGQRMQDPAFIDKLILSLAGTVREKTGMDNSQSVVIQLPEDVMGVDELKKNPEELQQGTLSHYTASLAADMLREGVRFEVSGDLSGGLFIRLENEEMQIDFSDKTVAALLLEHIQPRFRALLQGIVK